CCTGAAATTGGCACCCCTATACTGTGGACACTGAAAATGACACCCCTAATCCTAAGGGTATAAATGTATAATGCGTGGCTCGTCACCAATTTCAGTGGGCTGGGGTCCATCTCCTAACTGGGTCATACAACCGTTTGATTGCATTGCAGTACGATACCATCAAACGGTAAGAAATAAAGCCATGCAGCGGCAGCTTAGACTGCCAAGCACGAGCTGAACGTGGAAAGGAAGCTATTAGAGGGCAGGAGCCTTGACATGAGACAAGCATTTAAGAGCAGGGTTTTATGAATCGGTGTCGGGTCAGTCTGGATCGGATAGGTATATCcgtctttctatttttttaaaatggatttttttttttacattttaaaccttCATCCGTACCGATCCATCAATATGGGATCAGAAAGGATCAAGATCGGGGACTGCCAATGCCGATCCGAATCAAGCGATTCCACCTATAACCATGTTTAAGCATAGTTTGAGATATCGGTATCGGATTGCCCGATACAGGCAATATGTATCAGTACTGCTAGTCACCAATCCTAATACCatgccgataccgtatcaatgAAACGGTTCGACCAAGGGgtaaaatagcaaaaaaaaatccattttttaaggaaaactaTAGGCAAATTTGTCTGATACGATCAATCCGTGCCTATActgtatcggtattgtattgaTTTTGAAAATGACCGATACCCGATCTCTCATGACTgctaaaaacaaataaaaattaaggtaCTCAACAAAGATTCAGGGAATACCTTATACATGGAAAGGCAATAAATCGACCCAAGGCATCTCGTGAAGGCAGGAACACACTATTTCAGTCTTCAGCTCCTCTAAGAACAAGCTCTCCGCAACAAAGGATACCCGTGATGCAGAGCCCATGAACATCACgagtttcctcttcttctacacAGAACTGCTTCCATGAACCCACATTTTCAAATTCTCAGCCACTCAACTTAAATACCCAACAAAGCTCATTCACAAAGATATGAAACATaagccaaatgaccaaaattctCCCTTTTCCCGTGTCTCTCTCAATGGAAACCAAACTAGTCTTCTCCATCACCTTTTTCTTGTCCTTGTTTTCTATTCATTCTGAGAACCTTCAAACATACATAGTCCAACTACACCCACATGGAATGACCAACTCTGCCTTCAACACTAAACTTGAGTGGCATCTCTCATTCCTCAACCGAACCATTGCCTCCGAAGATAGCCCGTCTTCTCGCCTTCTGTACTCTTACCATTCTGCTATAGAAGGTTTTGCAGCTCGTCTCTCACAAATTGAGCTGGAGACCTTGCGAAACATGCAGAATATAATTGCAGTTAGGCCCGACCGTCGCCTCCAAATACACACCACTTACTCTTACAAGTTCTTGAGATTAAGCCCCACTAGGAAGGGTGCTTGGTTGAGCTCCAACTTCGGCCATGGAACAATAATTGGGGTACTTGACACTGGAGTGTGGCCTGAAAGCCCAAGCTTCAGTGATGACCACATGCCTCCAGTGCCCAAGAATTGGAGAGGGATCTGCCAGGAAGGACAGAACTTCAATTCTTCCAATTGTAACCGTAAGCTCATTGGAGCACGGGTTTATAGTAAAGGACACCGTGCGTCTTCAGACATTTCTAGATTCCCAGATGTGGAATATGTATCCCCCCGTGATGCTTATGGTCATGGGACTCATACTTCATCAACTGCTGCAGGAGCTTCCGTACCCAATGCGAGTGTACTGGGAAATGGCGCTGGTGTGGCTAGGGGCATGGCTCCTGGTGCCCATATTGCCATGTACAAGGTTTGTTGGTTCAATGGCTGTTACAGCTCTGACATTCTCGCTGCAATGGATGATGCAATTAGAGATGGGGTTGAtatcctctccctctctctgggTGGGTTCCCTGTACCACTTTTTGATGACAGCATCGCAATAGGTAGTTACAGAGCAATGGAGAGAGGTGTAATGGTTATCTGCGCAGCAGGTAATAATGGTCCAATCCCAAATTCAGTTGCCAATGAAGCTCCTTGGATTACTACTGTTGGTGCGAGCACACTTGACCGGAGATTCCCAGCTGAAGTACACATGGGGAATGGCCAAATCCTCTACGGTGAATCAATGTACCCTGGAAACCACTTGCCAAATGCTGGGAAAGAACTTGAGCTGGTGTACATTACTGGTGAGGAAAAGGGAAGTGAATTCTGCATTAAAGGCTCTCTACCAAGAGCTAGAGTCCTTGGGAAAATGGTGGTCTGTAACCGTGGTGCCAATAGCAGGGCTGAAAAAGGCCAAATTGTAAAGGAATCAGGTGGTGCTGCAATGATACTGGCAAATACTGCAATCAACCAGGAGGAGGATTCTGTTGATGCTCATGTCTTGCCTGCAACAATGATCGGCTATGCAGAGTCTGTCAGCTTAAAGAGTTACATAAATTCCACAAGGAGACCCACAGCTCGGATTCAATTTGGAGGAACAGCCATTGGGAGGTCTAGAGCACCGGCAGTAGCATTCTTTTCATCAAGAGGACCCAGTTTATTCAACCCTTCAATCCTCAAGCCGGACATTATAGCTCCTGGGGTGAACATCATCGCAGCCTGGCCTCAAAATTTAGGTCCCACTGGCCTTCCAGAAGATTCTAGAAGAGTAAATTTCAATGTCATGTCGGGGACTTCAATGGCTTGTCCCCATGTCAGTGGAATTGCTGCTCTAATTCGTTCTCGCCACCCCGTATGGAGCCCAGCTGCAGTTAAATCTGCAATTATGACAACAGCTGATGTCACTGACCATTATGGTAAGCCAATCATGGATGGTTCAAAACCTGCTGAGATCTTTGCAATTGGAGCTGGACATGTAAACCCTGAAAGAGCAACCGACCCCGGGTTGGTTTATGATATCAGGCCTAGTGAGTATATTATTCATCTCTGCACTCTTGGATATTCAGGGTCAGAGGTTTACACCATAACTCACAGGAACGTGAGTTGTCATGAAGTCATGGCCAAGAACAGGGGTTTCAGCCTCAACTACCCCTCTATTTCTGTGATTTTCAAGCCAGGAAGGATGGGTAAGAAGATTAAAAGGAGACTAACAAATGTCGGCTTACCTAATTCCACATACTCAGTGGAGGTAGTGGCACCTGAAGGAGTTGCAGTAAAAGTTAGACCAAAACATCTAACATTTAATCACATATATCAAAGTTTGACATACAGCATCTGGTTTGTATCCCAGAAAGCAATAACAACTCAGAAGATGACCTTTGCTAAAGGACATTTGACATGGATGCACAGTCAGAGTAGTCATTACAGGGTAAGGAGTGTGATTTCAGTGACTTGGGCTGATATGAAGCAGTAGAACTAGAAGTTCCAGAATTGGTTTCCTAAGGAATATCATCTCAGAGGTTTATCTGTGGTGAATTGTCAGTTCTATTGGATGGTAAAGGTAGAAAATAGACAAGTGAAATTTCTTTATCTTTAAAAAAGAGCAGAATGATTATTATTTAGGATTTCAGAAAATGTATTCTGGTTCACTTTGACTAAGTATACCAATTTAAGCTTCAAGCAAACTTTCCTTCATCTGCTATAATAGGCCTGCATATGAATTAGCATGTCATAGGTCTGTTAAACCATCCTTCGCTGAACCACCAATATTTTTGTGTCTCCATTTAATAGATTGGTATATCAAAAAAAAGGAGCCACTCCCAccaacaccccctcccccctcaaaggaaaaaaaaaaaaaaaaacaaaaaagaactgaaaaaataacataaaatgcCAAGGTTAGCCAGTAAAGTAGTAAACATGATTTTCAGCATCAGCACTATACTATGATTGGGGTCTTTAACCCAGATTATTGTAGAAATATTtctgaaataaaaatattttggaaaacCAAATTGTGAAAATGTTTTCTCacttcaatttaaaacatttaCTCTATTTctcaccctcccccccccccccaaaaaaaaaaaaaaagaagttgaacAAACAGAAGTGCCAGTGCAAATGAAACAAGGAAAACCAATGCACCTGCTTTGAATATCAGCAATCAACCAAGGTTAAAGTCTTCTTCTCCAGTTCAGATGGTATTTATTTAGTAAAAACGAATATTCTGAAACAGTCAATATACATGACCTCAAAGAGACACCTTCTTCTCATGAAACTCCAAATTAGACAAGCCCACAGCTTATATTATATCTTAGAATGCAAAATAACTGTTAGACAAAATTTGGTCATAAAGACATTCAGCTTGCAGAAATCCAACAACCTAGGATAGTTTGTTGGTCCATCACAACTTCAACAAGCCATATCGGTTGCCTATTTCATGTTCTTCTCCTGAAATTCAGCTTCGTGGTTACAGAAATCGATAAGATACAATTTGACTTGTAGTGTCTTGTACGTGTGGAACAAGGACAGAACTGAACGCTACCTAAATATGGCAAAGCCCATCAAGATAAAAGGGGACATCGTATTTTAGTCAAATCAAGTGTCATAAAGCTTGTCAAGTAACAGAGCCTAACTACAAAATGTTACAAAATTACATatgaaatgggaagaaagcaGGGTGGGGAAGGATGTACATTGCCTCATTTCTTGATGAACTGTAAGTTGTTCTCATTAGAGTAGCGCTCCATGAATCTCATGAACCTATCCCACTCGCGAGGACTCCGCATTACATATCTTGCTTCTATTCTTGCAGGTTTTCCATTCACAAACTTCGCATTGACATCAACTGACTGAAGAACTCCTTCCTCATCAATCATGTAAAAGCCTGTAATGTCACCAAGTTCCTTCGATGAGTCAAATACAGAGGGTTGTTCAAAACTGAATATCGCCATACCATTTGTACCATCTCTTGATTTGGTTAGCCTTACATCCGGTATTGTCTGCTCATCAGTTCCTTGGATGAACTGAATCGTTGGCTTGACCATCATTGTTATCGGTCTAGGTGTATGACAGTTTCCTATTAACGAGGCCCACCGTGGACGAGATAGTTCCAAGGATTTTCCATTGAACGAGGAACATACACTCCGACATACTACTGAAGTTAAAGATATCAAGCCTGCACATAAAGCTTGAAACATCAAGAACTTCAACTTACATGTACATATGCGATGGAAATATGACCTACTACAGATTCCTTTTCCCCAAACTTTTTTGATGTAATTTGTCAAGGATGATACAAAAAACATATGCAGTTTAGTTTCATAACCTCTCTGAAAACCATGTTGCTAATGTTAAAAGGTCATACACAAATGACCAACACAAGTATGACTgatacccaaaaataaaaagtgaaaacCATCACAGATAAATATAGAAATCgacatataaaaataaaatataaatgtgCAGGAAATGCATATATTGTTGCTTGAACATTTatcagaaagaaaaatatattattgCTTGGAGTTTTATGAGAGGCTAAATATAAATGCATGCACAATCTCAACAAATTTctaaagggggagaaaaaaaacacagaaaagagaaagagagagagagtaacttagaagaaaaaaaaatcaccttTTAATGTACAAGGCATAGGACTTgaactgataaaaaaaatacaaaaatgttGACCATAACATATTGAGTAACAGTAATAATTAAGAATTCATTCCATATAGCTCCCTAACAAAGTCATTTCATGGTTGGATAAACTTCACTTCCAAAAATGAATGTAGTTCCACAAAAAGAAGCTTACAGAAAACTCACTAACCTTTCATATATTTGAGGTCCATTAATGTATGCACCATATTCCTCCCACATCTCAAAACGAGATAGGGAAGCTatccagtaaaaaaaaaaaaaaagggacagggaaatgttataaaatataattatttcCAGAGAGAATTCATCATCAAGTTCCAGCAACAAACATCTTCAATTGCAAATAtaattaaagaagagaaaagaaagtgtAGAAGCAGAAATTCATTTGAAGATATTCATGCTAAAGTTTTTTTAGATTGATTGACAGATCTTTGTGGTGCTTCCagttcaaaaataaataagtaaataaagggaaggggaaaaaaaaaaaaactatatgtTCCCCCTCATCTTTTTAGTACCCCAAATTCATAATACAATTTGAGTCATTAATGGATGTAAAGGAAGAGggccaaaaaaaattttgtgggAAAATCTCCACTTTTTTCCCCTGCTGCTATTGAGATGTAACTTAAAATAGATCAACTAGAGTGTTTATTTCATGATTAAACTGCTAGCATCAGGACTTCTAAAACTTGGACTAATTGCCAAAAGGACAAACCAACAGGAAAAGGAGCTAAGAACCATTGTCAGCAATTTCATTACCTTGTGtataaatactaaaaacaaTTTCATTCCTGTAAAGCCACCAGATACCCTGATTTCAAGAATTTTCAAGTACAACGAACATCCTAGTTCTTCAACATGGAAATTAAAACCATTGGCAACCCGCTCCTGATCAAACATTCCTCTTAGTAATTTAATATATCCACCAATGCATATACGACAAAATCATAAGGAACTAATAAATAATTCTTGGTACCAACCATTCAAATCACATGTAGAACTCAATTGCCAGGAAATGATATAGTAAAGATaccagacacacacacacaaacacacacagagGACCTCTACAAGGAAATGGTACTAGTAGTGGGACTTCTACTTATAAATAATTTCAGGTACAATTTGAATGCAATATTACATGGTAGTCACTGGTAAACGTCAGTGTGCTTTAGGTGGTACGCAAATGGTAATTCATCGAAAATTATTGGTTACATTAGATATAGAGGATTATACCAAATTTAAATGGAAAGGAATAGAACTATTATGTTGGAATCTCAACTTCAATGGTCTTGAACAGCTGCGCAACAgcaatttatttgaaaaatattttaaaattaaaattaaaactcTAAAAGCCTTGGTTTCTAGTTTTGTATGCCGCAGAGGAATCAGGTACAAATTGGTGCAATTGGGACCACAGTATGAAGGTCAAGGATGGTACCGTTACAaccaccccctttttttttttttttgtgggggggaggggagttgGGTGGGAATTGAATTAGATTTCATATGATGATCGTAACCCAGAAAATCTCATAATTAATCAAGCAATACTCCTCTATCCTACCTTTcaactgaaacaaaaaaaagttatcATCTAAACCAGTAAAACAACAAAACATATATCAAATATAGAAACATAAAGAATGTGAAAGCCCATTTCATAAACGCAATATTCCTGAAAGCCAAAAAATCTATTATGTAAGATAAACAACACTCcctcacccccaaaaaaaaagccttaaattttcagtttttttcaCAGTATCATCAAAATAAAGGGGAGCGGGTAGAGGGAATAGAAAACCACTTTCCGTCAAGCATTGTACCATCTACCTAACATACTGATTCTTGGTGAAACTCAGTAAAGTACACAAAACCTGTCCATATAAAGCATCAGAATAACTTAAATGGGACTATTTCTTAACTTTTGCTGTTAGCCTAAAGTGAAATTATTAGCAAACATTAAAAACAAAGTCCTTCGCTAAAGATGAATTATATTTTGTCTGGAATGCAAAGAAGAGAAATGACCTGAAGGAAAGCGTCGTTGCTGTGAACAATGAGAAACTGAAGAGGATAATGCAAGGGACTGAAGCGTCGCCATTGGAGATACAGATGTGGAAGAACTGCAACGCATTTCCAGTTGGAGATTCGATTGGTGAAGTGTGTAACTTGGACAGCCATTCGTTGCTCATTTCTTCTAACTACTTTTTAAGGGGTTagagtggagaggagagagacagagagccCACAATCCAGAGCCCCTTCTTTGCCAAATATTTCACTATTAACCACATGGCATTACATTGGTTAGTCTATGTGATAAAAGGACCGGGTAAGCATGTCAATGGTAAAATTGCAggttaaaatgagtagaggaagtagttaaaattacaaaagatgttattttgtattttatatttatttccaTCTGAtggtatttttataattttattaaaacttgAATTAGAGTTTGAGAAACTTTCTTTACTTTGGACTTAAATTTGACCACTAAGATGTATATGTGGTCGTCATCTATCatatggactaacccatgtattaACAAGTGCCAAATAGTGAAACATTATACTTCATTAGGTATAATGACGCTTAGAAGGATCCTTTTTATTCCAGGCTCTACTTGTttctagaaaaaagaaaaacacctaTAAAAATATAGGGAAAAGAAAACTACCTAGTCACCTGGCTCTTGCCCAGACATAGGAACGTGCAAAGTAccaccctcctccccccccccccccaatgaaataaaaaatcacatccataTTGGTGCCCTTGTAAGCACTCTCATTAGCCCCCACGTTGGTGTAGGTGCTACACTGACcagacaatgatctcttgcctaaaaatcaatttataattattaaattaattttattttcatttactttAATTTGTTGTCAATTATAATTTATCTTATATAAAATTTTTTGGACATAATTGATTGAGAAACACAATTTAACCTTAGATTGACTAATGGCCATTTGCCTAAAATACcataatttatttttggaaaatgaAGTCTAGAATATTAAATTGGAGTTATTTACTAAAAAATTTGTATTGAGGGGCAAaactttttaaaacatcccacTTTAATAAGCTTATCAAAATGGTCGAATATATCTGTAACGTGGTGGTTCAATTTTGGAAATAGGTAGACCGTACGGCAAAATTTCAGCCTTAGAGAGTTTTTCAAGTGGTTAAATAGAgctttaaaaattcaaaattgtaGAAAAAGGGCCAGCAATGAATCAAAATACCACCAACATGCAAAGACATTTGTTAGATACATGACAATAGATAGGAGAATACTTAATTGAATGTCCTCGAAAAATAACAAGTGGCTAATCCAAATCATGTACTATCTATCCAAAAGATGCGCTATTTTGAAAAGTTCATCAAAATCTGCCATTAGAATGATCTTTTGCATTAAAATGAGAAAGGTTTTCTAGTTTGATCAACTAGGACACTTAAATAATCTATGAAAAAATGTTTCTTATGGGGGCACCACATCCAGACACAGACCGGAGCTAAATGACTGCCCCGCCCCcatgaaagacaaaaaaaaatgaccgCCAATCTAATGCTTCCACACACACTCCTATTGACCCCTTGCTCACATGATAAGTTTTTGCCAAACTGAATTTGCCAAGTGGCACAATAAAGTATTTAAAAGTTCCATATTATAAAGAGAATGTATGGACTATGAACTACAAAGATAATGTATGAATACATAAGGGACAGGTGTATGATTGAATTCAAAACTGAAATTTGTGACATGGCTAATCTAAACAATTCCCTCTATATCCAGCTGTTAGAATTGCTGCAACATCCTTCCACATGGCACAACTAAGCAAGCAAACAAAGGAATTTATAAGGTCTGTGCAAATGAGCCAACCTTTACAGAAATTGCTTGAACCAGCAAGTCTGGGAAAAACTTGTAACATGCGCATCTATTTTGTGCCATGTGGAAAGGTAGTCTGATAATTCCACCCATTTTGATGTTACCAGATCTTTCTCCCTCATACAAGTAACAACTTTGATGTCTTTTTTCTTggaaatcctatttttttctggACTCCTAaatatttttcccaaaaaagtAGGGGGGGAAAAAATAGACAAATCAAAATGTggttccttttttctttttctgcaaGGCTACAATATATGGTTCTAAGACCCCAAAATGAAGGCATGTATTTCGGCCCAACTAGAGACCGTATAAAGAATGCCAGACAGCCCCTTCCAATTACAAGAGCTGCCATCGAATTCCTTCTGTTTCTTCACCAAACCAGAAAACAATGGAATAAATGAAACACCAAACTCACTCCCAACTCTCCTCAGACTTGAGCTTGATCCTACAACGATGCCTACATCCGCTTCCAGCAGGCACAGTAAGTCACCCACCGAGTCTCCAATGTATATAGACAACAAGTTCTTGCCATCATTACCACGATTGTTTAGAATCTCCTTAAAAGCTTTAACCTTGTCCAAGGGCGACTGTACCGTCATAATAATCTCACCCGTAGAGATGGATTCTTCATAAGAAAACTGATTTGCATGTACATTCAAAACATTTAGCCCCCCTGCTCAATAGAAACAGGTGTAGAACTTTAAATGTCTTCTCCAGCAATAATTATAGcacataagaaagaaaagaaaaaaaagcagtTTCAGAGACTTATCATGGGGTATTGAACAAGAGGAATCCCGGCCAGTCATGTACAACATTCAATTTAAGGAAACCAAGCACAAAAACAAGATTTGACGATTTCCAATATCATATTATTTCTCCAAAATTTATTGTGAAAGAACATGCAATTTGGACCACTTATTGCATTCACCACAAGATAATAAATGTCAAACAAAATACTGTGCAAACATAGCCTCGCCTCTTGTCTTCCATTTTTCCCCCCAAATTGACCTTATGATTTTTTGACATAATATTTGCTTGCAGAAATAACATAAAGTATAATGCTTGTATAATTAATGCTAGTCAAAACTAGCCAATGTCAATTAACTATTAAGATCCAAATTACTGAATTCAGACACATAAACATGATCATGAGTtcggggcgggggggggggggagaggagggaGGGGATCCTGGCAGCATTAAAAAACCAGATTTATAGTGACAAAACTTGAGGCAGCCACAGTATTATCATCAGCTATCTGACAGTCAACCAAAAATAGTCGACAGAAATTCAGAACTTAGTCAGTTACGATTTTCACCAAATTGATATGACAGATAAAACACAATCATTCGACTTCTAGAGACAATACACACACATTCATAAGATGCTTGCTAGCTTGCTTTGGAAATGCACACTTGTGCAGTTAATGCATATTAGAAGCAAAGATTTTTAgccagagagaaagagagagtaattTCACGGTACACAAGTCTAAGAacgagggcgggccttggtgcaacggtaaaggttgctccattgtgaccaagtggtcacgggttcgagtctggagtcagcttctctgcgaaagcaggggcaAGGCTGCGTACATTGTGACACTCCCCAGAcactgcagtagcgggagcctcatgcactgggtacgcccttttacaAGTCTAAGAAGATGCAGCAATCAGGAAtcaagaaaacaagaaacaagtCTCACATAAATTCAATACCCAAAGAGGAAACAGTATCTTCTGGGGACAGATTGAAGTTTGAAGCTGTTGAAGCAACTGAAGTTCACAGAGTAATCTGTAAATTTGGTTGTAGAATCTACAAACATCCCCTAGTAAATCCATCATATCTCCAGTCACATCCATTTAATTCAGCTAAACTTTGACTTGTAAGAAGGCTAAGCTGTTGTGAGGTGGACTGATCAGGATTCAATGGAGGAATTCCAGTCAACATACCAGTTAACAAGCAAATTGCAAAGGGCCGATCAATTGATCTCCAATTTGATCAACCATGTTGCTCCATCATATAA
The sequence above is a segment of the Telopea speciosissima isolate NSW1024214 ecotype Mountain lineage chromosome 7, Tspe_v1, whole genome shotgun sequence genome. Coding sequences within it:
- the LOC122666984 gene encoding subtilisin-like protease SBT1.2 — encoded protein: MTKILPFPVSLSMETKLVFSITFFLSLFSIHSENLQTYIVQLHPHGMTNSAFNTKLEWHLSFLNRTIASEDSPSSRLLYSYHSAIEGFAARLSQIELETLRNMQNIIAVRPDRRLQIHTTYSYKFLRLSPTRKGAWLSSNFGHGTIIGVLDTGVWPESPSFSDDHMPPVPKNWRGICQEGQNFNSSNCNRKLIGARVYSKGHRASSDISRFPDVEYVSPRDAYGHGTHTSSTAAGASVPNASVLGNGAGVARGMAPGAHIAMYKVCWFNGCYSSDILAAMDDAIRDGVDILSLSLGGFPVPLFDDSIAIGSYRAMERGVMVICAAGNNGPIPNSVANEAPWITTVGASTLDRRFPAEVHMGNGQILYGESMYPGNHLPNAGKELELVYITGEEKGSEFCIKGSLPRARVLGKMVVCNRGANSRAEKGQIVKESGGAAMILANTAINQEEDSVDAHVLPATMIGYAESVSLKSYINSTRRPTARIQFGGTAIGRSRAPAVAFFSSRGPSLFNPSILKPDIIAPGVNIIAAWPQNLGPTGLPEDSRRVNFNVMSGTSMACPHVSGIAALIRSRHPVWSPAAVKSAIMTTADVTDHYGKPIMDGSKPAEIFAIGAGHVNPERATDPGLVYDIRPSEYIIHLCTLGYSGSEVYTITHRNVSCHEVMAKNRGFSLNYPSISVIFKPGRMGKKIKRRLTNVGLPNSTYSVEVVAPEGVAVKVRPKHLTFNHIYQSLTYSIWFVSQKAITTQKMTFAKGHLTWMHSQSSHYRVRSVISVTWADMKQ
- the LOC122667873 gene encoding photosystem II reaction center PSB28 protein, chloroplastic-like, which encodes MRCSSSTSVSPMATLQSLALSSSVSHCSQQRRFPSGLISLTSVVCRSVCSSFNGKSLELSRPRWASLIGNCHTPRPITMMVKPTIQFIQGTDEQTIPDVRLTKSRDGTNGMAIFSFEQPSVFDSSKELGDITGFYMIDEEGVLQSVDVNAKFVNGKPARIEARYVMRSPREWDRFMRFMERYSNENNLQFIKK